In Carya illinoinensis cultivar Pawnee chromosome 9, C.illinoinensisPawnee_v1, whole genome shotgun sequence, the following are encoded in one genomic region:
- the LOC122276722 gene encoding calcium-binding allergen Bet v 3, with amino-acid sequence MEAARTARTPGKRNLSKKASSSSFRLRSESLNSLRLRRIFDTFDKNNDGIITVDELSRALNLLGLNVDPTELEFTIKSFIRSGNRGLEFEDFLSLHQSLDDTYFSGCNDDIDDDNTVAATSCDGTGASMDGKEEKKMMSQEELDLSEAFKVFDEDRDGYISARELQVVLGKLGFSEGNEIDRVEKMITSVDRNRDGRVDFFEFKDMMRSILVRSS; translated from the coding sequence ATGGAAGCAGCAAGGACTGCAAGAACTCCTGGAAAGCGCAACCTCAGCAAGaaagcctcctcttcctcattcCGCCTCCGCAGCGAGAGTCTGAATTCCCTTCGTCTCCGCCGCATATTTGATACCTTTGACAAGAACAACGATGGCATAATCACCGTCGATGAACTTAGCCGTGCCCTCAACCTTCTTGGCTTGAACGTCGACCCCACTGAGCTCGAATTCACTATCAAATCCTTCATTCGATCGGGCAACCGCGGCCTCGAATTCGAAGATTTTTTATCATTACACCAGTCCCTAGATGACACCTACTTTAGTGGGTGCAATGACGATATCGATGATGATAATACCGTAGCAGCAACATCATGTGATGGTACTGGTGCAAGTATGGACGgtaaggaggagaagaagatgatgtcACAGGAGGAATTAGACCTTTCGGAGGCATTCAAGGTGTTCGATGAGGACAGGGATGGTTACATATCGGCCAGAGAATTGCAGGTGGTACTGGGGAAGTTGGGATTCTCAGAAGGAAATGAGATTGACAGAGTTGAGAAGATGATCACCTCAGTTGATCGCAATCGAGATGGTCGGGTTGATTTCTTTGAATTCAAGGATATGATGCGTAGCATTCTGGTTCGGAGCTCTTAA